A window of Clostridia bacterium contains these coding sequences:
- a CDS encoding sodium-translocating pyrophosphatase: MSRITDKLRPYRRLVISLVILIGLAAVIPFISQIQAANSQSSTALVNAEAQPSFRYFEFLVSDKYSGGERAALFVTLLVAIAGLLYAAMLVRQIKSADKGTAKMQQVANAIRAGSDAYLKRQLRSVSLLILVLAVALFLTKALSSDLGFRDPFAIGRAGAFLVGAFFSAMVGFIGMRMATTGNLRVAQAAKVGFGRALMLGYRTGTITGMLTDGLGLLGGTLIFMAYGEHAYEALLGFGFGGTLLALFMRVGGGIYTKAADVGADLVGKVEKDIPEDDPRNAATIADNVGDNVGDCAGMAADVFESYEVTIVAAMILGYTAFGHKGVIFPILVRAIGVLASIISTYLVRASDHGSTKEAMKSINTGFWIGSAISVIGFVTLGFGYLRFDSAMVAANMISQQAWADISSLSWWANLGVVGLDMRPAYACLVGVLLCVGLNRTTEYFTGTEFSPVKGLVRNCSTGHATNLIDGFAVGYESAVATGMVLCAAILGSVLVYSGTNPLCIAYGVAMCGIGMLTLTGNTISMDVFGPVADNANGIGEMGYDREEMGDEQYVRARQILADLDSVGNTTKAVTKGVAIGSAVIAAVSLFASFITVIGSGGGGENEALPSALFEKVAGLLSISDPKLIVGMLIGGAVPFLFSSMAIRAVGRAAFLIVNECRNQFRRPGVMEGSVLPDYGKVVDICTVSAQRELVGPALLAVFAPILTGFLLGPLALAGFLGGSIVVGQLLASFMCNAGGAWDNAKKIVEDEPRDLQMNTGKGSEKHKAAVTGDTVGDPLKDTAGPAINPLLKVMNMVSVLTVPLMVVYDRKVVDSVRRFAAEADSLYTLPTSFVLHSFDIFWVAAVVLSGAAIIWAVRRSHQQALFPEPEAAAMESAYQND, from the coding sequence ATGTCCAGGATTACTGATAAATTGAGGCCGTATCGTCGGCTCGTGATATCGCTTGTCATACTGATTGGGTTAGCGGCAGTTATTCCTTTTATTTCCCAGATTCAAGCGGCCAACTCCCAGTCCTCAACCGCATTGGTAAATGCAGAGGCTCAACCTTCCTTCCGCTATTTCGAATTTCTCGTATCCGATAAATACTCGGGCGGTGAGCGTGCTGCATTATTCGTCACTCTGCTGGTTGCCATTGCCGGTCTTCTATATGCGGCAATGCTGGTACGCCAGATTAAGAGCGCTGACAAAGGCACGGCCAAGATGCAGCAGGTGGCAAACGCCATCCGCGCAGGATCTGACGCGTATCTGAAGAGGCAGTTGAGGTCGGTGTCCTTGCTGATCCTTGTCCTTGCAGTGGCGCTGTTCTTGACCAAGGCGCTCAGCTCCGACCTGGGCTTCCGCGACCCGTTTGCGATTGGACGTGCGGGAGCATTTCTCGTAGGCGCGTTCTTCTCGGCGATGGTCGGCTTCATCGGCATGAGGATGGCTACCACGGGCAACCTGCGCGTGGCACAAGCCGCAAAGGTTGGCTTTGGGCGTGCGCTCATGCTGGGCTACCGTACCGGCACAATCACCGGAATGCTGACCGACGGACTTGGCCTGCTTGGCGGAACACTGATCTTCATGGCGTACGGCGAACATGCGTATGAAGCTCTGCTCGGCTTCGGCTTCGGCGGGACGCTGCTGGCGCTCTTCATGCGAGTGGGCGGCGGTATCTATACGAAAGCTGCCGACGTAGGCGCCGATCTTGTCGGCAAGGTTGAAAAGGATATTCCGGAAGACGATCCGCGCAATGCGGCAACGATCGCCGATAACGTTGGTGACAACGTTGGCGACTGCGCGGGAATGGCGGCCGATGTATTTGAGTCCTATGAGGTGACGATTGTCGCCGCCATGATCCTGGGCTACACGGCGTTCGGCCACAAAGGAGTGATTTTCCCCATCCTGGTGCGTGCGATTGGCGTGCTCGCTTCGATCATCTCTACGTACCTGGTGCGTGCCAGCGATCACGGCAGCACCAAGGAAGCGATGAAGTCGATCAACACCGGCTTCTGGATTGGGTCTGCGATCTCGGTCATTGGATTCGTGACGCTGGGCTTTGGATACCTGCGTTTCGATTCCGCCATGGTAGCGGCAAACATGATTTCACAACAGGCGTGGGCGGACATCTCCAGCCTTAGCTGGTGGGCGAACCTGGGCGTCGTTGGGCTGGATATGCGTCCAGCATATGCGTGCCTGGTTGGCGTACTGCTCTGCGTTGGACTGAACCGCACGACCGAATACTTCACCGGCACGGAGTTCAGCCCGGTGAAAGGACTTGTTCGGAACTGCTCCACCGGACACGCGACGAACCTGATCGACGGCTTCGCGGTAGGTTACGAGTCGGCGGTTGCGACCGGCATGGTACTGTGCGCGGCAATCCTGGGCTCCGTCCTTGTTTATAGCGGCACGAATCCGCTATGCATCGCGTATGGCGTTGCAATGTGCGGCATTGGCATGTTGACCTTGACGGGCAATACCATCTCGATGGACGTGTTCGGGCCTGTCGCCGACAACGCGAACGGAATCGGCGAAATGGGCTATGACCGCGAGGAGATGGGCGACGAGCAGTACGTGAGGGCGCGGCAGATACTGGCCGACCTGGACTCGGTTGGCAACACAACCAAGGCCGTCACCAAAGGTGTCGCGATCGGTTCGGCGGTCATCGCAGCAGTATCGCTTTTCGCGAGCTTCATCACGGTTATCGGCTCGGGCGGCGGCGGAGAGAATGAGGCGCTGCCGAGCGCACTGTTCGAGAAAGTCGCAGGACTGCTTTCCATCAGCGATCCGAAGCTGATCGTCGGTATGCTGATTGGCGGTGCGGTGCCGTTTCTGTTTTCGTCGATGGCGATCCGCGCTGTTGGACGCGCCGCGTTCCTGATCGTCAACGAATGTCGTAATCAGTTCCGCAGGCCAGGCGTAATGGAAGGCTCCGTCCTGCCGGACTATGGCAAGGTAGTTGACATCTGCACGGTTTCGGCACAGCGCGAACTCGTTGGTCCGGCGCTGCTGGCCGTCTTTGCGCCAATTCTTACGGGCTTTCTGCTTGGCCCCTTGGCATTGGCTGGATTCCTCGGCGGTTCGATCGTCGTCGGCCAGCTCCTGGCGTCATTCATGTGTAATGCAGGCGGCGCATGGGATAACGCGAAGAAGATTGTGGAAGACGAACCTCGCGACTTGCAGATGAATACCGGCAAGGGTAGCGAAAAGCACAAGGCTGCGGTCACGGGCGATACAGTTGGCGATCCGCTGAAGGACACGGCAGGACCGGCAATCAACCCGCTGCTCAAGGTCATGAACATGGTCTCCGTGCTGACCGTGCCGCTCATGGTGGTCTATGATCGCAAAGTAGTGGACAGCGTGCGCCGGTTTGCGGCGGAAGCCGACAGCCTGTACACGCTGCCAACGTCCTTTGTCCTGCACAGCTTCGACATATTCTGGGTGGCTGCGGTTGTGCTTTCGGGCGCCGCCATTATCTGGGCTGTGCGGCGCTCACATCAGCAGGCGCTCTTTCCGGAACCAGAAGCCGCGGCGATGGAGAGCGCGTATCAAAACGACTAA
- a CDS encoding galactokinase produces the protein MQGSCCESSVSAAKTLTERFQRLNGTRPEIFRAPGRVNLIGEHTDYNDGFVMPAALGFYTMVAVARRDDRIVRAYSEQFQESVDLPLDSLSIGAQNHWSDYVRGVAGVLIRSGHKLSGADIMIDGQVPLGAGLSSSAAIEVATALALCSVSNIDMPPIEMARACQKAEHDYAGTHCGIMDQFISIFGRAGHAVMLDCRSLDSKLLPISGDVRMVICNSMVKHALAGGEYNRRRADCETAVSLLGQHLPGIKALRDMTLEQLDHYRGILSETVYRRSRHVISENERVLNAADALTSGDLAGFGRLMCESHTSLRDDYEVSCKELDLLVELARGLEGVFGARMTGGGFGGCTVNLVSAEHVDKFQAAMSEGYQKKTGTTPNIYVCLAAQGAGRVERL, from the coding sequence ATGCAAGGAAGTTGTTGCGAGAGTTCGGTTTCAGCGGCCAAAACGTTAACGGAGCGTTTTCAAAGGCTCAATGGTACTCGGCCCGAAATCTTCCGGGCGCCCGGCCGTGTGAACCTCATAGGCGAGCACACGGATTACAACGATGGATTCGTGATGCCCGCTGCCTTGGGTTTCTACACCATGGTTGCGGTGGCGCGTCGTGATGATCGTATCGTTCGAGCGTACTCGGAACAGTTTCAGGAGTCAGTCGATCTGCCGTTGGATTCGTTGAGCATAGGCGCGCAAAATCACTGGAGCGACTATGTCCGCGGCGTCGCCGGTGTCCTGATTCGGTCAGGACACAAGCTTTCTGGCGCAGACATCATGATCGATGGACAGGTGCCTCTTGGTGCGGGACTGAGTTCTTCAGCAGCCATCGAGGTCGCGACGGCGCTTGCGTTATGCTCCGTTTCGAATATCGACATGCCGCCCATTGAGATGGCGCGCGCGTGTCAGAAGGCCGAACACGATTACGCTGGAACCCACTGCGGAATCATGGACCAGTTTATCTCGATCTTCGGACGCGCCGGTCACGCGGTAATGCTCGACTGCCGTTCGCTCGATTCCAAATTGCTTCCCATCAGCGGCGACGTTCGCATGGTGATCTGCAACAGCATGGTTAAACATGCTCTCGCCGGCGGCGAGTACAACCGGCGCCGCGCAGATTGCGAAACCGCCGTGAGCTTGCTGGGCCAGCATCTGCCTGGGATCAAGGCGTTGCGGGACATGACGCTTGAGCAACTCGATCACTATCGCGGCATCCTGTCCGAAACGGTGTATCGCCGCAGTCGCCATGTCATTTCCGAAAATGAGCGAGTCTTGAATGCGGCTGATGCTCTGACATCGGGAGATCTCGCCGGCTTCGGCCGATTGATGTGCGAGTCCCACACTAGCTTGAGAGACGATTACGAGGTTAGTTGTAAGGAGCTTGATCTTCTTGTGGAGCTTGCACGCGGTTTGGAAGGTGTTTTTGGCGCGCGTATGACTGGTGGTGGGTTTGGCGGATGCACCGTCAACCTGGTTTCCGCCGAACACGTAGACAAATTCCAGGCAGCCATGTCGGAAGGCTATCAAAAAAAGACGGGTACCACGCCGAACATCTACGTCTGCCTGGCCGCACAAGGGGCCGGGCGAGTCGAGAGACTTTAG
- a CDS encoding UDP-glucose--hexose-1-phosphate uridylyltransferase, with product MATRNSAMDLSEFAQEFTQSPHRRYNPLTRDWILVSPHRTQRPWQGQVEKQAVPASVEYDPACYLCPGNPRAGDARNPHYSETFIFENDFAALKPEVRDFNIDVDGRGLLVAQSERGICKVVCFSPRHDLTLARMEAFKIRNVVDVWAEQYSELGQLPHINHVQIFENRGAMMGCSNPHPHCQIWANESIPNEPLKEQSAFIEYRAKNGACLLCDYVETELAINQRVICENEHFIAVVPFWAIWPFESLVLSKQHVTDIAALTDAQRNSLADILRRLTIRYDNLFQVSFPYSMGFHQRPTDGQEHPEWHFHAHFYPPLLRSATVRKFMVGYEMLASPQRDITPESGAELLRSLSEEHYLDRL from the coding sequence ATGGCTACCAGGAATAGCGCCATGGACCTGTCCGAGTTCGCTCAAGAGTTCACCCAATCTCCCCATCGCAGATACAATCCGCTGACGCGCGACTGGATCCTGGTTTCGCCGCACAGGACACAGCGTCCCTGGCAGGGGCAGGTAGAGAAACAGGCTGTTCCCGCTTCTGTTGAGTACGATCCCGCCTGCTATCTCTGTCCGGGGAATCCCAGGGCAGGCGATGCCAGGAACCCGCACTACAGCGAGACGTTCATTTTCGAAAACGATTTCGCGGCGCTGAAGCCTGAGGTGCGCGACTTCAACATCGACGTGGACGGCCGCGGCTTACTCGTCGCTCAAAGCGAGCGCGGAATCTGCAAAGTGGTGTGCTTTTCACCGCGACACGATCTGACCCTCGCTCGCATGGAGGCCTTCAAAATCCGCAATGTCGTCGATGTGTGGGCGGAGCAGTACTCCGAGCTAGGTCAGTTGCCGCACATCAACCACGTTCAAATCTTTGAAAATCGCGGTGCGATGATGGGTTGCAGCAATCCTCACCCGCACTGCCAGATTTGGGCCAACGAGAGCATTCCCAATGAACCGTTAAAAGAGCAGTCGGCCTTCATCGAATATCGAGCAAAGAACGGCGCCTGCCTGCTGTGCGACTACGTCGAAACCGAGCTGGCGATCAACCAGAGAGTTATCTGCGAGAACGAGCACTTCATCGCGGTTGTGCCTTTCTGGGCGATATGGCCGTTTGAAAGCCTTGTCTTGAGCAAGCAGCACGTCACCGATATCGCCGCGCTTACAGATGCGCAGCGAAACTCGCTCGCAGACATTTTGCGGCGGCTGACCATCCGCTATGACAACCTGTTCCAAGTCTCGTTTCCGTACTCGATGGGTTTTCATCAGCGTCCCACGGATGGGCAGGAACATCCGGAGTGGCACTTCCATGCGCACTTCTATCCGCCACTGCTTCGCTCGGCGACTGTGCGGAAGTTCATGGTTGGTTATGAAATGCTGGCAAGTCCGCAGCGAGACATCACTCCTGAATCGGGTGCGGAACTTCTGCGGAGCTTGAGTGAAGAACACTACCTGGATCGCCTGTAA
- the galE gene encoding UDP-glucose 4-epimerase GalE, whose protein sequence is MKVLVTGGAGYIGSVVTLELLKAGHDVTVFDNLSNGHRTAVTGGARLVVGDISDRASLAALLRSGFDGVLHFAAFIEAGESMQVPEKYFRNNTANALALLEAVLEHKVPRVVFSSTAALYGNPERTPILEQDRLLPTNAYGESKLLVERMLEWFNRLHGLAYASLRYFNAAGATADLGEDHSPETHLIPIVLEAALGRRKSVAIYGTDYPTPDGTCVRDYIHVQDLASAHVLALDALGKSAAPERLIYNLGNGSGFSVREVIEAARRVTGRQIEAVEATRRAGDPAVLVASSEKIKKELNWAPRHSELDGIIASAWEWRRNHPNGYQE, encoded by the coding sequence ATGAAGGTACTGGTGACAGGTGGCGCCGGTTACATCGGCAGTGTCGTCACGCTCGAACTGCTTAAGGCCGGACATGACGTCACTGTGTTCGACAATTTGAGCAACGGACATAGAACGGCGGTCACCGGCGGGGCGAGACTCGTGGTGGGCGACATATCCGATCGAGCCTCGCTCGCTGCCCTGCTGCGCAGCGGTTTCGATGGAGTCCTCCATTTCGCGGCGTTCATTGAAGCTGGTGAGTCGATGCAGGTCCCGGAGAAGTACTTCCGGAATAACACTGCCAACGCCCTGGCGCTGCTTGAAGCTGTGCTCGAGCACAAGGTTCCGCGAGTTGTCTTTTCCTCTACCGCGGCGCTGTACGGCAACCCTGAGCGCACGCCGATTCTGGAGCAGGATCGCCTGCTGCCCACGAACGCCTACGGCGAGTCGAAGCTGCTCGTCGAGCGCATGCTGGAGTGGTTCAACCGCTTGCATGGCCTGGCTTATGCAAGCCTGCGCTACTTCAATGCGGCAGGAGCCACCGCTGACTTAGGCGAGGATCACAGTCCCGAAACACACCTGATTCCAATCGTTTTGGAAGCTGCGCTTGGACGCCGCAAGAGCGTCGCCATCTATGGAACGGACTATCCGACGCCGGATGGGACGTGCGTGCGGGATTACATACATGTGCAGGACCTTGCCAGCGCCCATGTTCTCGCCCTGGATGCGCTGGGCAAAAGCGCCGCGCCTGAACGTCTGATTTATAACCTTGGCAATGGGTCGGGTTTCTCGGTTCGAGAGGTCATCGAAGCCGCACGGCGCGTGACTGGCAGACAGATCGAAGCCGTGGAAGCGACGCGGCGTGCCGGTGATCCCGCTGTTCTGGTAGCAAGTTCAGAGAAAATCAAGAAGGAACTGAACTGGGCTCCGAGGCACTCGGAGCTGGACGGCATCATCGCCAGCGCGTGGGAGTGGAGGCGCAATCATCCGAATGGCTACCAGGAATAG
- a CDS encoding LacI family DNA-binding transcriptional regulator produces the protein MNIKQVAAQAKLSTATVSRTINGSSFVNPRTAEKVWRAVHALGYYPNTQARSLAAGRSRTFGLIISDIVNPFFPEIVKGFEDTAIQRGYEVMMANTNYDPHRMTLAVRRMIERKVDGVAVMTSEIDRSLTDELAKRGLSIVFLDVGKPRERTTNIAVDYPGGIRQAVQHLVSLGHRRIGFISGPQTLKSARVRRSAFLHCIREFRMADTENLVVEANHKIDGGEAAMRQLLARRHIPTAVLTSNDLSAVGALRAISQAGLDVPSDVSVVGFDDIEISQYTSPALTTVRLSREELGRTAFDALLELTEGTGSKGQEIVVRTSLVVRKSTAPVRSRRATSKSHSA, from the coding sequence ATGAACATCAAGCAGGTTGCCGCGCAAGCGAAGCTTTCTACCGCAACGGTTTCGCGCACGATCAACGGCAGTTCGTTCGTAAATCCGCGCACGGCGGAGAAAGTCTGGCGTGCTGTTCATGCACTGGGATACTACCCCAACACCCAGGCAAGGTCTCTGGCGGCGGGACGCAGCCGCACATTCGGCTTAATCATTTCCGACATCGTGAACCCGTTCTTTCCCGAAATCGTGAAAGGCTTCGAGGACACCGCCATCCAGCGCGGTTACGAAGTCATGATGGCCAATACCAACTACGATCCGCACAGAATGACCCTCGCGGTTCGCCGGATGATCGAGCGAAAAGTCGATGGCGTCGCCGTGATGACATCCGAAATCGACCGTTCGCTGACCGACGAACTCGCCAAGCGCGGCTTATCCATCGTTTTCCTGGATGTCGGCAAACCGCGCGAACGCACGACGAATATCGCAGTTGATTACCCCGGTGGTATTCGGCAGGCAGTGCAGCATCTCGTTTCGCTGGGGCATCGCCGCATTGGGTTTATCAGCGGTCCGCAAACGCTGAAATCGGCTCGCGTTCGCCGCTCGGCATTTCTGCATTGCATTCGCGAATTCCGCATGGCCGACACAGAAAATCTTGTAGTTGAAGCCAATCACAAAATAGATGGCGGAGAAGCCGCAATGCGTCAACTGCTCGCCCGGCGTCACATCCCCACCGCTGTGCTTACGTCCAATGACTTGAGTGCGGTCGGCGCGCTGCGGGCGATCTCCCAAGCCGGACTTGATGTTCCGTCCGATGTCTCAGTGGTCGGCTTTGACGACATTGAGATCAGCCAGTACACGAGCCCCGCACTCACAACAGTTCGCCTGTCGCGTGAGGAACTGGGGCGGACGGCGTTCGACGCGCTTCTCGAACTTACGGAAGGCACGGGGTCGAAGGGGCAGGAGATCGTCGTGCGCACAAGCCTCGTAGTCAGAAAGTCCACTGCGCCCGTACGATCGAGAAGAGCGACGTCCAAGTCACACTCGGCATAG
- a CDS encoding GAF domain-containing protein yields MPTPKSPRRLSSRWVPEPDAQGHNLQALLAFASGLQVGSGRRIRSELATLAQQARFATMASGAAIAISHQQQIECVARSGEAAPQTGSRPQAGIGLAAECIRTGTPQVCLDTETHPIVDRLHSRTFGVRSIIYVPLLRGVQDGVQPAGVIGVFSEAPNHFTNHDLRVLQMLAREVVRLLRWQPVGIAPQREASDSARIAVAAAEHEKVPDGAVIFTVNAEAAMPSPELTQPRAALQTLLLLAVVLAMACSGGMWWHFARPGDKAKSPVSGAAQTERPASITPETQPTFRVEEFPFPLEVSAAAAGVRDAGDSSPTIDTVATQVTPGHTFVSIRLSEPRQFQVRELSAPPRIYVDLQGVQLPKQLKTAGIAPAGAVKIFRLGRYGKGVVRLVMELNSPSTYLVSVTSNPYVLVFDLQLKAAGAE; encoded by the coding sequence ATGCCGACACCCAAGTCTCCGCGCAGACTGTCCTCGCGCTGGGTGCCGGAACCCGACGCCCAAGGGCACAATCTTCAGGCACTGCTGGCATTTGCCTCTGGGCTTCAGGTCGGGAGCGGGCGTCGCATCCGCTCCGAACTCGCAACACTGGCGCAACAGGCACGCTTCGCCACGATGGCTTCCGGCGCGGCCATCGCTATCTCGCATCAGCAGCAGATCGAATGTGTGGCGCGGAGCGGAGAGGCCGCGCCACAAACAGGCTCGCGGCCGCAGGCCGGCATCGGTCTCGCCGCCGAATGTATTCGGACAGGCACACCACAGGTTTGCCTAGACACCGAGACGCACCCCATCGTGGACCGCTTGCACTCCCGGACGTTTGGCGTTCGCTCGATCATCTATGTCCCGCTGCTGCGCGGTGTGCAGGATGGTGTGCAGCCCGCGGGCGTCATCGGCGTATTCTCCGAAGCGCCCAATCACTTCACGAACCATGACCTTCGTGTTCTGCAGATGCTCGCGCGCGAGGTAGTGAGACTGCTGCGATGGCAACCGGTTGGGATAGCCCCTCAGCGGGAAGCAAGTGACAGCGCACGAATCGCCGTTGCAGCCGCCGAGCATGAAAAAGTTCCGGATGGTGCTGTCATCTTCACAGTCAATGCCGAAGCTGCGATGCCGAGCCCCGAGCTGACCCAACCCCGTGCGGCTCTGCAGACTCTACTGTTACTCGCGGTGGTGCTGGCGATGGCTTGCAGCGGAGGGATGTGGTGGCACTTCGCGCGACCGGGTGACAAGGCCAAGTCGCCCGTGTCGGGTGCGGCACAAACCGAGCGGCCCGCGTCCATAACGCCTGAGACACAGCCCACATTCCGGGTGGAGGAGTTCCCCTTCCCGCTGGAAGTGTCGGCTGCTGCCGCAGGGGTGAGGGATGCTGGAGACTCGTCGCCCACGATTGATACCGTCGCTACGCAGGTCACTCCGGGACACACATTCGTCTCAATCCGCCTGAGCGAACCGAGGCAGTTCCAGGTGCGCGAGCTTTCGGCCCCGCCGCGCATCTATGTGGACCTACAGGGCGTGCAACTGCCGAAGCAGTTGAAGACGGCGGGCATCGCACCGGCTGGGGCGGTAAAGATCTTCAGGCTGGGGAGATACGGCAAAGGCGTCGTGCGGCTCGTTATGGAACTGAATTCCCCGTCGACTTATCTCGTAAGCGTGACTTCAAATCCCTACGTTCTTGTCTTTGACTTGCAGTTGAAAGCGGCCGGTGCCGAATGA
- a CDS encoding PilZ domain-containing protein, whose amino-acid sequence MIQIIGTMVTSSMDFAQDKRNHRRFPLSIGTELRLHNALPENTGVRGETRDVSASGAFFRVNEPIEVGEKIQFVLTFGPDLTTTNPLHVQFWGTVVRVEKSDDIGYRHGVAVQIRRYEFSPEAYSARTAKA is encoded by the coding sequence ATGATTCAGATCATTGGGACCATGGTGACTAGTTCAATGGATTTCGCCCAAGACAAACGTAACCATCGGCGCTTCCCTCTGTCGATTGGGACTGAGCTCAGACTGCACAACGCACTGCCGGAAAACACCGGTGTCCGCGGCGAGACCAGGGATGTGAGTGCCAGCGGGGCATTCTTCCGAGTGAACGAACCCATCGAAGTCGGAGAGAAGATTCAGTTCGTCCTGACGTTTGGGCCCGACCTGACGACCACCAATCCGTTGCACGTGCAATTCTGGGGCACAGTGGTCCGGGTTGAGAAGTCAGATGATATCGGATATCGGCACGGGGTGGCCGTCCAGATCAGACGATATGAATTCAGTCCCGAAGCCTACTCAGCGCGTACTGCCAAAGCTTAG
- a CDS encoding sigma-54 dependent transcriptional regulator produces the protein MSFAGTILVVDDEPSTVKDIARLIEPDSYRLQWASTGTEALEHFQKQPHPDLVLLDYMLPDFDGLETMRRIRMIRPDIKIVMLSCMTGTRFVAHAIRLGAQDYLSKPVHNEELQEVLRQCFKHSPEDASMESIDVGNGTYFFAGSPAMKKLRSQAAMVAKTDLPLLILGESGTGKEVLSRLIHKYSARAHRMFLKVNCAAVPADLLESELFGYEQGAFTGANKTRLGRFELANNGTVFLDEIGEMPPALQAKLLQVLQEGKFSRLGSRNIVQVDVRILAATNINMEQAIANRTFREDLYYRLNGFTLEMPPLRERREEIPLLLKHMMVGLAERYAKAPLGFSEGLMQACVNYAWPGNLREMDNFLKRYLVFGDEASVITELTSAAAARPSADRPRSSSGDLKQIARDVKGEAEMQAISEALQETSWNRKRAAALLNISYKALLYKIKQYGIDKPVETGVPSA, from the coding sequence ATGAGTTTCGCAGGAACCATTCTCGTTGTTGACGATGAGCCCAGCACTGTCAAAGACATTGCGCGTTTGATCGAACCGGACAGCTATCGCCTGCAGTGGGCCAGCACTGGGACGGAAGCCCTCGAGCACTTTCAAAAGCAGCCGCATCCGGACCTCGTGCTCCTGGACTACATGCTGCCGGACTTCGACGGCCTGGAAACGATGCGGCGCATTCGCATGATCCGGCCAGATATAAAGATTGTCATGTTGTCGTGCATGACGGGCACGCGCTTTGTTGCTCATGCCATCCGGTTGGGCGCGCAGGACTATCTTTCCAAGCCGGTTCATAACGAGGAGTTGCAGGAAGTCTTAAGGCAATGCTTCAAGCACTCGCCCGAGGACGCGTCGATGGAGTCCATCGATGTCGGGAACGGCACATATTTTTTCGCCGGCTCTCCGGCGATGAAGAAACTCCGCTCGCAGGCTGCGATGGTCGCGAAGACCGACCTGCCACTGCTTATTCTCGGCGAGAGCGGAACAGGCAAGGAAGTGCTTTCGCGACTCATCCACAAGTATTCGGCGCGAGCCCACCGCATGTTCCTCAAGGTCAACTGTGCCGCCGTACCAGCCGATCTCCTCGAAAGCGAGTTGTTTGGATACGAACAGGGAGCCTTCACCGGCGCGAACAAAACGCGCCTGGGCCGTTTCGAATTGGCTAATAACGGAACCGTCTTTCTGGACGAAATCGGCGAGATGCCTCCAGCGCTTCAGGCGAAGCTGCTGCAGGTTTTGCAGGAAGGGAAGTTCTCCCGTCTGGGCAGTCGAAATATTGTGCAGGTCGATGTTCGTATCCTCGCTGCGACGAACATCAACATGGAGCAGGCAATCGCGAACCGTACTTTCCGCGAGGATCTGTACTATCGCCTGAACGGTTTCACGCTGGAAATGCCCCCGTTGCGCGAGCGCCGGGAGGAGATTCCGCTGTTACTGAAGCACATGATGGTGGGTCTTGCGGAGCGCTATGCGAAAGCTCCGCTCGGATTTTCCGAGGGCCTGATGCAGGCATGCGTCAATTACGCGTGGCCTGGAAACCTGCGCGAGATGGACAACTTCCTGAAGCGCTATCTTGTTTTTGGCGATGAAGCGTCGGTGATTACGGAACTGACGTCGGCAGCCGCAGCACGTCCGTCGGCGGACCGTCCACGCTCCAGCTCCGGTGACCTGAAGCAGATCGCACGCGACGTGAAGGGCGAAGCCGAGATGCAGGCCATCAGTGAAGCGCTGCAGGAAACTTCCTGGAACCGGAAACGCGCTGCCGCTTTGCTAAATATCAGCTACAAGGCCCTGCTGTACAAGATCAAGCAGTATGGCATTGATAAGCCGGTCGAGACTGGCGTGCCATCAGCGTAA